Proteins encoded within one genomic window of Aspergillus nidulans FGSC A4 chromosome VII:
- a CDS encoding uncharacterized protein (transcript_id=CADANIAT00008388), translated as MSLTRATSFKRITVRVIGIMKTPQCGLFLGGPREQVTFERSQTIACSKLRELFTMPKGDYGFLFEIPLSGALYDTLTGPKHEYHAYRVEVLVDRLMWPNLVISKPLRVHRYPMLSTGLGLAKTVKSCSRHDLDYHFSIPDTLVPHGSVFPVECWFRLSEGVTVSDLTVRVIERHRLCFTATATQAAQYDIHCIRSDAHHVIVEEKYSYDDRPILPEDMNVQQISVPVRLPTGEGTCSQSYSSRNIQIEHVLVIEAESRNKDGESNTRLRGSTNMKLKRIGLLRPTNGTN; from the exons ATGTCTCTAACCCGCGCCACCTCCTTCAAACGCATCACCGTCCGAGTTATTGGAATAATGAAGAC TCCTCAATGCGGGCTCTTCTTGGGCGGCCCCCGGGAGCAAGTGACCTTCGAGCGCAGCCAGACTATCGCTTGTTCGAAACTGCGCGAGCTTTTCACGATGCCAAAGGGAGACTATGGATTCCTCTTTGAAATACCGCTGTCTGGGGCTCTATATGACACACTCACCGGTCCAAAGCACGAGTACCATGCCTATCGTGTGGAGGTATTGGTAGATCGTTTGATGTGGCCTAACCTGGTCATATCGAAGCCGCTGAGGGTACATCGATATCCCATGTTGAGTACTGGGCTAGGGTTGGCCAAG ACCGTCAAAAGCTGCTCCCGCCACGACCTAGATTATCACTTTTCCATCCCTGACACACTCGTTCCACACGGCTCTGTGTTCCCGGTCGAATGCTGGTTCAGGCTATCAGAAGGCGTAACTGTATCGGATCTCACAGTCCGCGTGATTGAACGTCATCGACTCTGCTTTACTGCGACAGCAACTCAGGCCGCGCAGTATGATATCCATTGTATAAGGTCAGATGCACACCATGTCATCGTGGAAGAAAAATACAGCTATGATGATCGTCCAATACTGCCTGAGGACATGAATGTTCAGCAGATCAGTGTGCCAGTGCGTCTGCCCACTGGAGAAGGTACCTGTTCACAAAGCTACTCCTCAAGGAATATTCAGATTGAGCATGTGCTTGTCATCGAGGCGGAATCGAGGAACAAGGACGGGGAATCGAACACGAGG CTCAGAGGCTCCACAAacatgaagctgaagaggatcGGTCTCCTCCGACCTACGAACGGCACCAATTAG
- a CDS encoding beta-mannosidase mndA (transcript_id=CADANIAT00008389) has protein sequence MHFHGIATQAVLASNITTGSGRHVSLSDVKWTLSSSALNSTVPASLPSQAHLDLLNAGVIDDPYYGLNEIDLQWIAQANWTYTSDPIPDLLEEYESTWLVFEGLDTFATVTFCGHNIASTNNQFRQYAFDVSSALKECTGGPVVRIDFASAPNTVDAIAADPKTPVWPVQLTAQLPNRWLMRKQQSDFGWDWGPAFAPCGPWKPAYVVQLEKTAPIHVLNTDLDIYRQGNINHLPPDQKQPWVVNASIDFIGRLPAEPRLLIEIKELETGDVLASQISDSVTLIGTSITGVTTLKDASPKLWWPSSLGAQNLYNVTITVFNKTEEVARITKRTGFRTIFLNQRNITATQLSQGIAPGANWHFEVNGKEFYAKGSNFIPPDTFWPRVTKQKMTRLLDAVVAGNQNMLRIWSSGAYLPDFIYDLADERGILLWSEFQFSDSMYPVDEDFLDNVAQEVVYNVRRVNHHPSLALWAGGNEIESLMLPLTREADPDNYPKYLAEYEKLYISLILPLVYENTRSISYSPSSTTEGYLSVNLSAPVPMTERYENDEPGAYYGDTDYYNYDTTVSFDYSIYPVGRFANEFGFHSMPSLQTWQQVADPEDLYFNSTTVVIHNRHYTSEGYGRIENSSRGMAEMTLGVERYYPIPDNPDSVANFSAWCLATQLFQADFYKSQIQFYRRGSGMPERQLGSLYWQLEDIWQGPTWAGIEYDGRWKVLHYVARDVYQPIIVSPFWNYTTGDLEIYVTADLWESAAGTVNLKWLNLSGEQIIDNAGTPTEIPFTVGAINTTKVYSTNIHDLNLPDTRASILTLSLSSQANLPNAAVKTSLTHENHFTPSFPKDLELVNPGLELSYDAHSGIFTVEAKSGVSLYTWLDYPAGLVGYFTENAFLLVPGQKKKVQFVVQDGPKDQDWEWQSEVTVRSLWDQKSSTFLYALRVATGRP, from the exons ATGCATTTTCATGGCATAGCAACGCAAGCCGTCCTAGCTTCCAATATAACCACTGGATCCGGACGACATGTCAGTCTGAGTGACGTGAAATGGACTCTTTCTAGTTCGGCCCTCAATAGCACAGTGCCggcttctctgccttcccAAGCGCATCTGGACTTGCTCAATGCAGGCGTAATTG ACGATCC CTATTATGGTTTGAATGAGATCGATCTCCAATGGATTGCCCAGGCGAACTGGACATATACAAGTGATCCTATTCCTGATCT GCTTGAAGAATATGAGTCTACTTGGCTGGTGTTCGAAGGCTTGGACACATTCGCTACTGTCACCTTCTGCGGCCACAATATCGCCTCTACCAACAACCAGTTCCGACAGTATGCCTTTGACGTTTCCTCAGCCCTGAAGGAGTGTACAGGAGGCCCCGTGGTCCGGATCGATTTTGCAAGCGCCCCTAACACTGTAGACGCAATTGCGGCAGACCCGAAGACACCCGTATGGCCTGTCCAACTGACTGCTCAGCTGCCCAACCGCTGGCTTATGCGCAAGCAACAGTCCGATTTTGGCTGGGATTGGGGCCCTGCGTTTGCTCCTTGTGGACCATGGAAACCGGCATATGTCGTCCAGCTTGAGAAAACAGCGCCTATTCATGTTTTGAATACGGACCTCGATATTTACAGACAGGGGAATATCAATCATCTCCCGCCTGACCAGAAACAACCCTGGGTTGTCAATGCTAGTATTGATTTTATAGGTCGTCTTCCAGCGGAACCTCGACTCTTGATCGAAATCAAGGAGCTCGAAACTGGTGATGTACTCGCGAGCCAAATTTCCGACTCTGTTACCCTGATTGGGACCTCGATAACAGGAGTGACGACGCTCAAAGACGCATCTCCTAAGCTATGGTGGCCATCAAGTCTTGGAGCTCAGAACCTCTACAACGTTACAATAACCGTTTTCAATAAAACGGAAGAGGTAGCACGCATCACCAAGCGAACTGGGTTTCGGACTATCTTTCTCAATCAGCGCAATATCACAGCCACCCAGTTATCCCAGGGCATTGCGCCAGGCGCGAATTGGCACTTTGAGGTCAATGGGAAAGAGTTTTACGCGAAGGGCTCTAATTTCATTCCGCCTGACACATTCTGGCCTCGAGTTAccaagcagaagatgactcGGTTACTCGATGCCGTGGTCGCCGGCAATCAGAACATGCTGCGGATTTGGTCATCAGGCGCGTACCTCCCAGATTTTATTTATGACTTGGCCGATGAGCGGGGAATCTTGCTATGGAGTGAGTTCCAATTTAGTGACTCCATGTACCCTGTGGATGAAGATTTCCTGGACAACGTTGCTCAGGAGGTAGTCTATAACGTGCGGAGAGTGAATCACCATCCGTCACTTGCTTTATGGGCCGGGGGAAACGAAATCGAGAGTCTGATGCTCCCACTAACTCGGGAGGCCGATCCGGATAACTATCCGAAGTATCTCGCCGAGTATGAAAAGCTATACATCAGTCTCATCCTACCGCTCGTGTATGAGAATACCCGCTCAATATCATACTCCCCTAGCAGCACAACGGAAGGGTACCTAAGTGTCAATCTTTCCGCCCCTGTCCCCATGACTGAACGGTACGAGAACGATGAACCGGGTGCATACTACGGTGACACAGACTATTACAACTACGACACGACCGTCTCATTTGACTACTCGATCTACCCGGTAGGACGCTTCGCCAACGAATTCGGCTTTCATAGCATGCCTAGTCTCCAGACATGGCAGCAAGTTGCCGACCCAGAAGACTTATACTTCAACAGTACCACAGTCGTCATTCACAACCGACATTATACATCCGAAGGGTATGGCCGAATCGAAAACTCGTCTCGTGGCATGGCGGAGATGACGCTGGGTGTGGAACGCTACTACCCTATCCCTGACAATCCAGACTCGGTGGCAAACTTCAGTGCCTGGTGTCTCGCAACGCAACTTTTCCAGGCCGATTTCTACAAGTCCCAAATACAGTTCTACCGAAGGGGGAGCGGGATGCCTGAGCGGCAGTTGGGGTCGCTCTATTGGCAGCTGGAGGATATCTGGCAGGGACCGACGTGGGCTGGGATTGAGTACGACGGTCGATGGAAGGTTCTGCATTATGTTGCGCGAGATGTCTATCAGCCTATTATTGTTTCTCCGTTCTGGAACTACACTACGGGTGATCTGGAGATATACGTTACCGCGGATCTATGGGAAAGTGCGGCTGGCACTGTGAATCTAAAATGGTTAAATCTCTCTGGGGAGCAGATTATCGACAATGCCGGCACACCCACAGAAATTCCATTTACTGTTGGAGCGATAAACACAACAAAGGTCTACAGCACAAATATCCATGACCTGAACCTACCAGACACAAGGGCCTCCATCCTCACTCTTTCACTCTCCAGCCAAGCAAATCTCCCAAATGCTGCAGTCAAAACCTCGCTGACACACGAAAATCACTTCACGCCATCGTTCCCAAAAGACCTGGAACTGGTCAATCCCGGTCTCGAGCTCTCATACGACGCGCATTCCGGAATCTTCACAGTTGAAGCCAAATCCGGTGTGTCACTTTATACCTGGCTCGACTATCCGGCTGGGCTGGTGGGTTACTTCACGGAGAACGCATTCCTACTAGTCcctgggcagaagaagaaggttcAGTTTGTGGTTCAGGATGGGCCTAAGGATCAGGACTGGGAGTGGCAGTCGGAAGTTACAGTTCGGAGTCTCTGGGATCAGAAGA GCTCTACCTTCCTTTATGCACTTCGAGTGGCTACGGGCAGACCATAA
- a CDS encoding 2-hexaprenyl-6-methoxy-1,4-benzoquinone methyltransferase (transcript_id=CADANIAT00008390) — MSRRSLWGSLRLVSKRQFAVSEAQYRCFSCSLRTQNQSKSDKDRMTHFGFTNIPEHEKESMVGKVFSSVASSYDTMNDLMSMGIHRLWKDHFVRSLNPGSALPSRDNDSAEKGWNILDIAGGTGDIAFRMLDHATNINHDYHTRVKIADINPDMLAEGKKRSIQTPYYNSERLSFMQGNAEHMPSIPDNSVDLYTVVFGIRNFTDKQAALVEAYRVLKPGGVFACMEFSKVDNPLFNAVYKQWSFSAIPLIGQLVAGDRESYQYLVESIEKFPSQEEFRGMIQKAGFMIPGRGFENLTGGIAAIHKGIKPLSRA, encoded by the exons ATGTCTCGCAGATCATTATGGGGGAGCTTAAGGCTCGTCTCTAAACGCCAATTCGCTGTTTCCGAAGCTCAATACCgctgcttttcctgctcctTGCGGACCCAGAACCAGTCCAAGTCTGACAAGGACCGAATGACACACTTTGGCTTTACGAATATACCGGAGCACGAGAAAGAGTCAATGG TCGGTAAGGTCTTCAGCTCGGTTGCCTCATCGTACGATACTATGAACGATCTCATGTCAATGGGTATTCACCGTCTATGGAAAGACCACTTTGTGCGCTCATTAAATCCCGGGTCCGCGCTTCCTTCGCGCGACAACGACTCAGCTGAGAAGGGCTGGAATATCCTCGACATCGCCGGCGGAACCGGCGATATCGCCTTTCGCATGCTAGACCATGCAACGAACATCAACCACGACTACCACACTCGAGTCAAGATTGCCGATATCAACCCTGATATGCTAGCGGAGGGCAAGAAACGCAGTATCCAGACCCCCTACTACAATTCGGAGCGGCTGTCGTTCATGCAGGGCAATGCGGAGCATATGCCCTCGATTCCGGATAACTCGGTCGACCTGTATACTGTGGTTTTCGGAATCCGCAACTTCACCGATAAGCAGGCGGCACTTGTGGAGGCATACCGCGTATTGAAGCCGGGTGGTGTGTTTGCTTGCATGGAGTTTAGCAAGGTGGACAATCCTTTGTTCAATGCGGTCTACAAGCAGTGGAGTTTTAGTGCCATTCCCTTGATCGGTCAGTTAGTGGCAGGAGACCGTGAGAGCTACCAGTATCTTGTGGAGAGTATCGAGAAATTCCCCAGCCAGGAGGAATTCAGAGGGATGATCCAGAAAGCTGGGTTCATGATCCCTGGACGAGGATTTGAGAACCTCACTGGCGGTATTGCTGCTATTCACAAGGGCATCAAACCGTTGTCGCGGGCTTAA
- a CDS encoding uncharacterized protein (transcript_id=CADANIAT00008391): MGHLKQQCRIPLASAMSTLGASTPNAFSRLPMTPPEPVDSVLVPPNTVSKDAASVTTAVHVISTERAALAHLERLYQTDQLAQEHLSRAVDQIAGTIRNGGKLVCCGVGKSGKIAQKLEATMNSLGIYSTFLHPTEALHGDLGMIRPNDTLLLISFSGRTPELLLLLPHIPPTVTIVALTSHLHPSTCPLMSFQPMEKGILLPAPIHEDEETSIGVCAPTSSTTVALSLGDALAIATARKLHTTPGRGPAEVFKSFHPGGAIGAASTVSTPLSMSSSSASLTSHPSEFLQGPVRQPQLRHRHEKITPFSDPGVEYQDRMQSDSDAESEKSVPASPPPNTIANMISVPLSRIPTVSSPASISGAVHSNIRLLDILLTAIQHPDANSWVFVAPDILIPPRKLRYLSSKGYVDMDVSSLNAPYLAPRERWTFISDDCTIEEAKEWFPPNDPRPVSVVAVVRGQDSEDVLGVFEIEDLWGGNDGND; encoded by the exons ATGGGGCACCTTAAGCAGCAGTGCCGCATCCCGCTTGCCTCCGCCATGTCCACTTTAGGCGCATCCACTCCGAATGCTTTCTCGAGACTTCCCATGACCCCTCCAGAGCCTGTAGATAGCGTCTTGGTACCTCCGAACACTGTCTCCAAGGATGCTGCGTCCGTCACTACAGCTGTCCATGTGATTTCGACGGAGCGCGCGGCCCTCGCGCATCTCGAGCGTCTTTACCAGACGGACCAGCTCGCTCAGGAACATCTTTCTCGCGCGGTAGACCAGATCGCAGGGACTATTCGAAATGGAGGAAAACTGGTCTGTTGCGGAGTGGGCAAGAGTGGGAAGATCGCACAGAAACTTGAGGCGACAATGAATAGTTTGGGGATATACAGTACCTTTCTGCATCCGACAGAGGCGTTGCATGGAGACTTGGGGATGATCCGGCCG AACGATACTCTGCTCTTAATCTCCTTCTCTGGACGGACACCTGAACTCCTCCTTCTACTCCCCCATATCCCCCCAACTGTTACCATAGTCGCCCTCACATCCCACCTCCACCCGTCAACATGTCCTCTCATGTCTTTCCAGCCTATGGAAAAGGGAATCCTTCTACCTGCGCCCATccatgaagacgaagagacgTCCATAGGCGTCTGCGCACCGACATCCTCTACAACCGTTGCCTTATCCCTAGGTGACGCTCTAGCTATAGCTACAGCCCGCAAACTTCATACTACTCCCGGACGTGGCCCAGCAGAGGTTTTTAAAAGCTTCCACCCGGGCGGCGCAATCGGAGCTGCATCTACCGTCTCCACGCCACTGAGCATgagctcctccagcgcctcatTGACTTCGCACCCGTCCGAATTTCTCCAAGGACCAGTTCGCCAGCCTCAGCTCCGACATCGACATGAAAAGATAACTCCATTTTCTGATCCAGGCGTGGAATATCAGGACAGAATGCAGTCCGATTCTGATGCAGAGTCAGAGAAGTCCGTCCCTGCATCTCCACCACCAAACACAATCGCCAACATGATTTCTGTCCCACTTTCTCGAATTCCAACAGTCTCATCGCCAGCATCAATTTCAGGAGCGGTTCATAGTAATATCCGACTCCTCGACATTCTCCTTACGGCAATCCAGCACCCCGACGCAAATTCATGGGTCTTCGTTGCCCCTGACATTCTCATCCCTCCACGAAAACTCCGTTATCTCTCCTCCAAGGGCTACGTCGACATGGACGTATCGTCACTTAATGCTCCCTATCTAGCACCGCGAGAGCGCTGGACGTTCATCTCTGACGATTGCACTAttgaggaagcaaaggagtGGTTTCCGCCTAATGATCCAAGGCCTGTCAGTGTTGTGGCGGTAGTAAGGGGCCAGGACTCTGAGGATGTTCTGGGCGTGTTTGAGATTGAGGATCTTTGGGGTGGCAACGATGGGAACGACTGA
- a CDS encoding nicotinamide/nicotinic acid mononucleotide adenylyltransferase (transcript_id=CADANIAT00008392): MTESTQEQGNDGQRMPPAPATPVEDYVFPEYRLKRVMDDPEKTPLLLIACGSFSPITFLHLRMFEMAADYVKLSTDFEIIGGYLSPVSDAYRKAGLASANHRIAMCQRAVDQTSDWMMVDTWEPMHKEYQPTAIVLDHFDYEINTVRKGIDTGKGTRKRVQVVLLAGADLVHTMSTPGVWSEKDLDHILGQYGTFIVERSGTDIDEALAALQPWKKNIHVIQQLIQNDVSSTKIRLFLRRDMSVRYLIPDPVIEYIYENNLYMDDGTTQPTADKGKTREEPAPSN; encoded by the exons ATGACCGAATCCACTCAAGAACAGGGCAACGATGGCCAGCGAATGCCCCCCGCCCCGGCGACCCCCGTTGAGGATTACGTCTTCCCTGAATATCGCCTGAAGCGTGTGATGGATGACCCGGAAAAGACGCCGCTATTGCTTATAGCTTGCGGTTCATTCTCACCTATTACGTTCCTGCACCTGCGCATGTTCGAAATGGCCGCCGATTACGTCAAACTGAGCACAGATTTCGAAATAATTGGAGGTTATCTTTCGCCCGTCTCGGACGCCTACCGCAAGGCAGGTCTTGCGAGTGCCAATCACAG AATTGCAATGTGCCAACGAGCCGTGGACCAAACGTCAGACTGGATGATGGTGGATACATGGGAGCCGATGCACAAGGAGTACCAGCCAACTGCCATCGTACTGGATCATTTTGACTACGAGATCAACACTGTCCGCAAAGGTATCGATACCGGAAAAGGCACTCGAAAGCGAGTGCAAGTCGTCTTATTGGCCGGGGCAGATTTGGTCCATACCATGTCTACGCCCGGAGTATGGAGTGAGAAGGATCTCGATCATATTCTTGGACAGTACGGG ACTTTCATCGTCGAGCGAAGCGGGACAGATATTGACGAGGCGCTCGCGGCATTGCAGCCATGGAAAAAGAATATCCATGTTATTCAACAACTTATTCAAAATGACGTTAGCAGCACTAAGATTCGCTTATTCCTCAGGCGAGATATGAGCGTACGCTACTTGATCCCTGACCCGGTGATTGAGTACATCTATGAGAATAACCTCTACATGGACGACGGTACGACACAACCGACGGCCGACAAGGGCAAGACACGAGAGGAGCCCGCGCCTTCAAATTAG